In Ruminiclostridium papyrosolvens DSM 2782, the following proteins share a genomic window:
- a CDS encoding phosphopantetheine-binding protein, giving the protein MKEKQSVGQIEEILANIWKEVLHVKTLDVNDRFFDLGGDSFKAEMITDICLEKGIQVTPNDIFNHRTISEIVKNMHTAGDIEKVTVMLHKTQGKKLKIKYQRDITTYLHRSIPLCAILSDERYYTWFYQHYIQLFFITYNNSFSRLEFLEPKNNFEDIFDEKYLTYADQQSDILDFVEKSVDAGTYLTINLDEYYLPQKGSFNEHHYVHQSMVFGYDKAERKLMGLGFDTNMMFKELEFDYDDFAKAYESAKTNYKLTAPWAETEAIQLLTPKSTVGEYKFDLNKFMEEIYKYLDGSNLDKSRIEKLIPLEEQQMCTDLIYGPKIYNAMVESLEKLGRDILHGLDVKGMVEQFKEKMLGDIMPAIDYRSIHLLYEHKKGLYDRFKYITGKYYTSAKLEDLLNKFNKLVEKMNTARLTFFDLEKMLRFNFNPAEVNFEDLMASFQKVIETIRTAGNSEEELLREICREFETGYKGGK; this is encoded by the coding sequence ATGAAAGAAAAACAGAGTGTAGGGCAAATTGAGGAGATACTGGCAAACATCTGGAAGGAAGTACTGCATGTAAAGACATTAGACGTAAATGACAGATTCTTTGATTTGGGAGGAGACTCATTTAAAGCTGAAATGATAACGGACATATGTTTGGAAAAGGGTATTCAGGTCACACCCAACGACATTTTTAACCATAGGACAATTTCAGAAATAGTCAAAAATATGCATACTGCTGGAGATATAGAAAAAGTCACAGTTATGCTCCATAAAACACAAGGAAAAAAACTGAAAATAAAATATCAAAGGGATATAACAACATATTTGCATCGGTCAATTCCCCTATGTGCTATTTTATCTGACGAAAGGTATTATACATGGTTTTATCAACACTATATTCAATTATTTTTCATTACATACAATAACAGTTTTTCAAGATTAGAGTTTTTGGAGCCAAAAAACAACTTTGAAGATATATTTGACGAAAAATACCTTACATATGCTGACCAACAGTCTGATATTCTTGATTTTGTTGAAAAGAGCGTTGACGCAGGCACATATCTTACAATAAATCTTGATGAGTATTACTTACCTCAGAAAGGCAGCTTCAACGAACATCACTATGTTCACCAATCAATGGTTTTTGGCTACGATAAAGCAGAAAGAAAATTAATGGGTCTGGGTTTTGACACAAATATGATGTTCAAAGAACTTGAATTTGATTACGATGATTTTGCCAAAGCATACGAATCGGCTAAGACAAATTATAAGCTAACTGCACCGTGGGCAGAGACGGAAGCAATACAACTGCTGACACCAAAGTCAACGGTAGGGGAATACAAATTTGATTTAAATAAATTTATGGAAGAAATATATAAATACTTGGATGGCTCAAATCTGGATAAATCCAGAATTGAAAAACTTATACCTTTGGAAGAACAGCAAATGTGTACTGATTTGATTTATGGCCCCAAAATATACAACGCAATGGTTGAAAGCCTTGAAAAGCTTGGCAGAGACATTCTACACGGATTGGATGTTAAGGGGATGGTAGAGCAGTTTAAGGAAAAGATGCTAGGGGACATAATGCCTGCAATTGATTATAGAAGTATTCATTTATTATACGAACATAAAAAAGGACTTTATGACAGGTTTAAATATATTACAGGGAAATACTACACATCAGCAAAATTAGAGGACTTATTGAATAAATTTAATAAACTGGTGGAGAAGATGAATACTGCAAGGCTTACATTCTTTGATTTAGAAAAAATGTTGAGGTTTAATTTTAATCCGGCTGAAGTGAACTTTGAGGATTTAATGGCTTCATTTCAGAAAGTAATAGAAACCATAAGAACGGCTGGAAATAGTGAAGAAGAATTATTAAGGGAGATTTGCAGGGAATTTGAAACAGGCTATAAAGGAGGAAAATAG
- a CDS encoding macrolide family glycosyltransferase: MSKVFFFSIPFSGHVNPGVGLAKELVEKGEEVIYYCTDSFREKIESSGAVFRSYGDKFYLNDDFVTHNNIEILRVHMELSELIMEKIYNDMKRDRPDYIIHDFMSTWGKHAAQAYNIPAVNIYTTFVERPEGILKTVGLVLAVAFLILKNIPRMIDIRKISGRLKKKYNIKTKGLIDIIDNKEALTLVFTSRTFQPYSEKFGDDYKFVGPVSMYRKEKIKAFRLNRSEGRPLLFISLGTVFNNDWEFFLKCIKAFGNMDMDVVMSVGKKIDISSLTIPENFTVKHFYEIPQLEVLKACNVFITHGGMNSVHEGLMNGIPLIVVPQQLEQAHMAKRVAETGSGIYLDMSEVTPESLKESYIKITSDHSYVKNADKMKASFLKAGGPEQAAEEIFSYIKSIDRMT; the protein is encoded by the coding sequence ATGTCAAAAGTATTTTTTTTCAGCATACCATTTTCCGGCCATGTTAATCCCGGTGTGGGACTTGCCAAAGAACTGGTGGAAAAAGGGGAAGAGGTCATATACTACTGTACTGACAGCTTCAGGGAAAAGATTGAGAGCTCGGGAGCTGTATTCAGAAGTTACGGAGATAAATTTTACCTGAATGATGATTTTGTTACACATAACAATATTGAAATATTGAGAGTTCACATGGAGTTAAGTGAACTTATAATGGAAAAAATTTATAACGATATGAAACGGGACAGGCCTGATTACATAATCCATGATTTTATGTCTACTTGGGGAAAACATGCGGCACAGGCCTATAATATACCTGCTGTCAATATATATACAACATTTGTAGAAAGACCCGAAGGCATTTTAAAGACAGTTGGTTTAGTTTTGGCAGTTGCATTTTTGATACTCAAAAATATTCCACGAATGATAGATATCCGTAAAATTTCCGGGAGGTTAAAAAAGAAATACAATATTAAAACAAAAGGTTTAATTGATATTATTGACAATAAAGAGGCTTTAACACTGGTATTTACGTCGCGAACTTTCCAACCGTATTCTGAAAAGTTTGGGGATGATTACAAATTTGTAGGGCCTGTAAGTATGTATAGGAAGGAGAAAATAAAAGCTTTCAGACTAAACAGGTCGGAAGGCAGACCTTTACTTTTTATTTCTCTTGGTACTGTGTTTAATAATGACTGGGAGTTCTTTTTAAAATGTATAAAGGCTTTTGGCAACATGGATATGGATGTTGTCATGTCGGTTGGTAAGAAAATAGATATATCTTCCCTTACAATTCCCGAAAACTTTACCGTGAAGCATTTTTATGAGATACCCCAATTAGAAGTACTAAAAGCATGTAATGTGTTTATTACACACGGTGGAATGAACAGCGTCCATGAAGGACTAATGAATGGAATCCCGTTGATTGTTGTACCACAGCAGTTGGAGCAGGCTCATATGGCTAAGCGAGTGGCTGAAACAGGAAGCGGAATCTATCTTGATATGTCGGAAGTTACACCGGAGTCATTAAAAGAAAGTTATATAAAAATAACCTCTGACCATTCCTATGTTAAAAATGCTGATAAAATGAAGGCTTCATTTTTAAAAGCAGGCGGGCCGGAACAAGCGGCGGAGGAGATATTTTCTTATATAAAAAGCATTGATAGGATGACATAA
- a CDS encoding ATP-binding cassette domain-containing protein produces the protein MKEYVLKTDSLSKSYHGVKVLDNISVAIEAGRIYGLIGRNGAGKTTFMRIAAGLAFPTGGHVELFGKKGDKLLESQRKRMGCMIEYPGFIPYMSAQENLRYYRIIKGIPNVSAEQELLELVGLSDTGKKKAKNFSLGMKQRLGIAIALLGEPELLILDEPINGLDPLGVVEIRKLLKRLCDERHMTILISSHNLPELYQVATDYIIMHQGVVKQAVTQSELEEKCKHHIYIECDQPEKLASVLETRLGTTNYKVMPDKRIKLYDYLDNREAVARAIFDNDILITEFSIQGDTLENYFISVIGGEQNG, from the coding sequence ATGAAGGAATATGTATTGAAAACAGATAGCCTGTCTAAAAGTTATCATGGTGTAAAAGTACTGGATAATATATCCGTAGCTATAGAGGCAGGTAGAATATACGGATTGATAGGCAGAAACGGTGCCGGTAAAACGACATTTATGAGAATAGCAGCCGGACTTGCTTTTCCCACCGGAGGCCATGTGGAGTTGTTCGGAAAGAAGGGAGATAAGCTGCTTGAGTCCCAAAGAAAAAGAATGGGGTGCATGATTGAATATCCCGGCTTCATACCTTACATGTCCGCACAGGAAAACCTCAGATATTATCGGATAATTAAGGGTATTCCAAATGTTAGCGCAGAGCAGGAATTACTTGAGCTTGTAGGTCTGTCTGATACAGGAAAAAAGAAGGCTAAAAATTTTTCCCTTGGAATGAAGCAGCGCTTGGGAATAGCCATAGCATTATTGGGGGAGCCGGAATTGCTGATTCTGGACGAACCTATTAATGGGCTTGACCCTTTGGGAGTAGTAGAAATAAGAAAGCTCCTTAAGAGACTGTGTGATGAAAGGCATATGACCATTCTGATATCCAGTCACAATCTGCCGGAGCTTTATCAGGTCGCTACCGACTATATAATAATGCATCAGGGAGTCGTGAAACAGGCTGTTACACAGTCGGAACTGGAAGAAAAGTGTAAACATCATATCTATATCGAATGCGACCAGCCTGAAAAACTGGCAAGTGTTCTGGAAACCCGGCTAGGTACAACTAACTACAAGGTAATGCCGGATAAGAGAATAAAGCTTTATGATTACCTTGATAACAGAGAAGCAGTAGCAAGGGCAATTTTCGATAATGATATTTTGATAACTGAATTTTCAATACAGGGGGATACTCTTGAAAATTACTTTATTTCAGTGATTGGCGGTGAACAGAATGGTTAA
- a CDS encoding ABC transporter permease, giving the protein MMVLFAYLINKGNLGGEYSGIGFMFSDMNTISILGAVIAGVFICGDFENKTIHNTIADGSSRGRIIVSKSIVYFCSVLFIILPYALVTIIAVCSGNKFDMSSVSIGFLNILSKESGTEISASVFAKLIAAAGTLILVHMSQLSLCLPIAFAVKKPVLVVAIYYAISILSGQISSLASRSEVVNNIFSLTPFGGNRMFLTVHSGGGELLETFAVSIIFGIAVIIITCGIFRKTEIK; this is encoded by the coding sequence ATGATGGTATTATTTGCATACCTTATAAACAAGGGTAATCTGGGAGGGGAATATTCGGGAATTGGCTTTATGTTTTCAGACATGAATACTATAAGTATACTTGGAGCTGTAATTGCCGGAGTATTTATTTGCGGAGATTTTGAAAATAAAACCATTCATAACACTATAGCTGATGGGAGCTCAAGAGGCAGGATAATAGTCAGTAAATCCATTGTATATTTTTGCTCGGTTTTGTTTATTATTCTTCCTTATGCACTGGTAACAATTATTGCAGTATGTTCCGGAAATAAATTTGATATGAGTTCGGTATCAATTGGATTTTTAAATATATTATCAAAAGAATCAGGTACTGAAATTAGTGCCTCTGTTTTTGCAAAGCTAATAGCAGCAGCAGGGACGCTGATATTGGTTCATATGTCACAGCTGAGCTTATGCCTGCCCATTGCATTTGCGGTTAAAAAGCCTGTTTTAGTGGTGGCAATATATTATGCTATTTCCATTCTTAGCGGACAAATATCATCTTTAGCATCACGGTCAGAGGTTGTTAACAATATTTTTTCTTTGACTCCATTTGGAGGGAATAGAATGTTTTTGACGGTACATTCCGGTGGAGGAGAACTCCTTGAGACGTTTGCAGTAAGTATAATTTTTGGTATTGCAGTAATTATAATTACTTGTGGTATTTTCAGAAAAACGGAGATAAAGTAA
- a CDS encoding macrolide family glycosyltransferase, translating to MSKVFFFNIPFHGHVNPSLGLVQELVKNGEEVIYYNLDSFREKIESTGAVFRRYSSKFYLDENYVTYNITDLFRVHLDLSELILDELIEDVKRDKPAYIIHDTMCPWGKHLAQITNIPAINTFTTIALEPDGFILTAGFVLALAFNTVKNIPNMIKVRKIKKAIESKYNIKVHSMMDVMLNKEEINLVYTSKEFQPKSEKLMKRYKFVGPSSMYRKENVPELKLNRNTKRQLLFISMGTIFNNNIDFFNTCTEAFKNMEIDVLMSVGKSIDISTLIIPENFTVKYYFEVPQLEILKECSIFMTHGGMNSTQEGLFYGVPLIIIPQQQEQAHVAMQVVRTGCGICLKKSKANSDLLKESVQKIMTDNSYRENALRMRDSFINAGGPEQAVKDILLYVGKKRIVNIL from the coding sequence ATGTCCAAGGTGTTTTTTTTCAACATTCCTTTTCATGGCCATGTAAATCCCAGTTTAGGACTCGTACAGGAGTTGGTGAAAAACGGGGAGGAGGTTATATATTATAACCTTGATAGTTTCAGAGAAAAGATTGAAAGTACAGGAGCTGTATTCAGAAGATACAGCAGTAAATTTTATCTTGATGAAAATTATGTGACATATAATATTACGGATTTGTTCAGAGTTCATCTTGACTTGAGTGAATTAATACTGGATGAATTAATAGAGGATGTGAAAAGAGATAAACCTGCATATATAATACATGATACTATGTGTCCTTGGGGAAAACATTTGGCCCAAATTACAAATATACCTGCAATTAATACTTTTACAACTATAGCATTGGAGCCCGACGGATTTATTTTGACTGCCGGTTTTGTTTTGGCACTGGCTTTTAATACAGTAAAAAATATTCCTAACATGATAAAAGTACGTAAAATAAAAAAAGCAATCGAAAGTAAATATAATATAAAAGTACACAGTATGATGGATGTTATGCTGAATAAGGAAGAAATAAACTTAGTATATACCTCAAAGGAATTTCAGCCAAAATCTGAAAAACTTATGAAACGTTACAAGTTTGTAGGACCATCCAGTATGTACAGAAAAGAGAATGTACCTGAACTAAAGCTAAACAGAAACACTAAAAGACAACTGCTTTTCATATCCATGGGAACCATATTCAACAACAACATAGACTTTTTCAATACTTGCACTGAGGCTTTCAAAAACATGGAAATAGATGTACTAATGTCAGTAGGAAAGAGCATTGACATATCCACTTTGATAATTCCGGAAAATTTTACAGTAAAATACTATTTTGAAGTTCCCCAGTTGGAAATATTAAAAGAGTGTAGTATTTTCATGACTCATGGAGGGATGAACAGTACCCAGGAAGGTCTATTCTACGGAGTTCCATTAATAATCATACCTCAACAGCAGGAACAGGCTCATGTAGCAATGCAGGTTGTCAGAACGGGATGTGGAATTTGTTTGAAAAAATCTAAAGCAAACTCGGACTTACTAAAAGAGTCTGTACAAAAAATAATGACTGACAATTCCTACCGTGAGAATGCGCTCAGGATGAGGGACTCTTTCATAAATGCAGGTGGTCCCGAACAGGCTGTTAAGGATATACTGCTTTATGTAGGAAAGAAAAGAATAGTTAATATATTATAG
- a CDS encoding macrolide family glycosyltransferase, protein MSKVFFFNIPFHGHVNPSLGLAQELVKKGEKVIYYGIDSFKEKIESTGAEFRSYGDEFYLDDSFVTYNLTELFKVHMELTELIMDKLLCDIERDKPDYIVHDSLATWGKCAAAAAGIPAIDTFTTLVLAPDGFLLTIGFILSFAMAMITNIPNVLKIQKIRKDLKNKYNVRIESLVDILCNKQGLNLVYTSDLFQPNRQALGNEYKFIGPTSMFRKEAIPQFNIDKRGNRPLLFISMGTIFNNNREFFDKCTEAFGNMEMDVLMSVGKSIHIPSLSIPENFKVKPYNEIPQLEVLKECSIFMTHGGMNSTHEGLYNGVPLIIIPQQQEQAHVAMQVVRTKSGICLKNSKITPDLLKQSVEKIMSDHSYRENALKMRDSFIDAGGPERGVKEIFTYVKQKKIHFSVSEIGG, encoded by the coding sequence ATGTCAAAAGTGTTCTTTTTCAATATTCCTTTTCACGGACACGTTAACCCAAGTTTGGGACTGGCACAAGAACTGGTGAAAAAGGGAGAGAAAGTTATATATTACGGAATAGACAGTTTTAAGGAAAAGATTGAAAGTACAGGGGCAGAGTTCAGAAGCTACGGAGATGAATTTTATCTGGACGATAGTTTTGTAACCTATAACTTGACTGAATTATTCAAAGTTCACATGGAACTCACGGAATTAATAATGGATAAACTGCTATGTGACATTGAAAGAGACAAGCCGGATTACATAGTACATGACTCTTTGGCAACATGGGGCAAATGTGCGGCAGCAGCTGCGGGTATACCTGCAATTGACACTTTTACTACACTAGTACTGGCACCTGACGGATTTTTACTTACCATTGGCTTTATTCTAAGTTTTGCTATGGCTATGATAACCAATATACCAAACGTATTAAAAATACAAAAAATAAGAAAAGATTTAAAGAATAAGTATAACGTACGTATCGAAAGCCTTGTTGATATTTTATGCAACAAGCAGGGTCTGAATCTGGTTTACACATCTGACCTATTCCAGCCCAATCGGCAGGCACTGGGCAATGAATATAAATTTATAGGGCCTACAAGTATGTTCAGAAAAGAAGCAATTCCCCAGTTTAATATTGACAAACGAGGAAACAGACCTTTATTGTTTATTTCCATGGGTACAATATTCAATAACAATAGGGAATTTTTTGATAAATGCACAGAGGCTTTCGGGAATATGGAGATGGATGTGCTAATGTCTGTGGGTAAGAGCATTCATATACCTTCTCTTTCAATTCCTGAAAACTTTAAAGTAAAGCCCTATAACGAAATTCCACAGTTGGAGGTACTTAAAGAATGTAGTATTTTCATGACACATGGTGGAATGAACAGTACTCATGAAGGCCTTTACAATGGTGTTCCATTGATTATAATACCTCAGCAACAGGAACAGGCTCATGTTGCAATGCAGGTGGTTAGAACTAAAAGCGGCATTTGCCTGAAAAATTCCAAAATCACACCGGATTTGCTTAAACAATCGGTAGAAAAAATTATGTCCGACCATTCATATAGGGAAAATGCATTGAAAATGCGAGATTCCTTTATTGATGCCGGAGGCCCTGAAAGAGGAGTCAAGGAGATATTTACATACGTAAAACAGAAGAAAATACATTTTTCTGTATCTGAAATTGGAGGCTAA
- a CDS encoding sensor histidine kinase: MAITIGILIIIVLLMILYIMVVQTQLRRINRQLENRLSGDTRQPVRVELINHELSQLTSNINKCLKAEETLRLDCVREEKQFKELIANLSHDLRTPLTAIRGYQQLMEKGQLTEEQRKRLGIAQKHAQQLGQLIDHFFEYSYLLNSELKPQLERVNLTNLVTECLAGCVSSFEEHGLTVSFTKTPPIFIMADKEITFRIIQNLLRNCLTHSAGNVEVELTAFQRAAISIKNPVENTSQIDVTRLFDRFYTGDKSRSKTTGLGLAIVKILAEEMSGHVSADLYKNQLTIHVEFPLIK, translated from the coding sequence GTGGCAATTACAATTGGAATTCTTATAATCATAGTTTTACTGATGATTCTTTACATTATGGTTGTTCAGACTCAGTTACGGAGAATCAACCGCCAGTTGGAGAACAGACTTTCGGGTGATACAAGACAGCCTGTCAGAGTTGAACTGATTAACCATGAACTTAGTCAATTGACTTCAAATATAAATAAGTGCTTAAAGGCGGAGGAAACCCTCCGTCTTGACTGCGTTAGAGAGGAGAAACAGTTTAAAGAACTAATAGCAAATTTATCCCATGATTTACGTACTCCTCTTACGGCAATAAGAGGTTATCAACAACTGATGGAAAAGGGACAGCTGACAGAAGAACAGAGAAAGAGACTTGGCATTGCACAAAAACATGCCCAGCAGCTTGGACAGCTGATAGACCATTTTTTTGAATACTCATATCTTTTAAATTCAGAACTCAAACCCCAACTTGAAAGAGTTAATCTCACAAATCTTGTAACGGAATGTCTTGCAGGTTGTGTGTCCTCCTTTGAGGAACACGGACTAACAGTGTCCTTCACGAAGACACCTCCCATATTTATTATGGCTGATAAAGAGATAACATTTCGCATTATTCAAAACCTTTTAAGGAATTGTCTTACACATTCTGCCGGAAATGTTGAAGTTGAACTAACAGCATTTCAAAGGGCAGCCATATCCATAAAAAATCCTGTAGAAAACACATCCCAGATAGATGTAACACGTCTGTTTGACCGCTTTTATACAGGAGACAAATCGAGAAGCAAAACAACAGGTCTTGGTCTTGCAATTGTAAAAATTCTTGCAGAAGAAATGAGCGGGCATGTAAGCGCAGACTTGTACAAAAATCAACTGACAATTCATGTTGAATTTCCATTAATAAAATAA
- a CDS encoding response regulator transcription factor — MEKILVIEDSKDVNSMLSEILTEEGFEVFSAYTGTDGFKEIKENQYDLILLDIMLPYKSGDEILKEVRKFSDVPVIVISAKDTIGLKIDLLKMGADDYVTKPFDLGEVVARVSANLRRSRIKAQSEKILHYKDVAVDIDSKRIIVNGKELDLTAKEYGIMELLIKNRDKVFTKANLYETIWQEAYLGDDNAVKTHMSNLRSKLKTANAQQEYIETVWGLGYRLYKE, encoded by the coding sequence ATGGAAAAAATACTCGTTATTGAAGATAGTAAAGACGTAAATTCAATGTTATCGGAAATACTTACAGAGGAAGGCTTTGAAGTATTTTCAGCTTATACCGGAACCGATGGCTTTAAAGAAATCAAGGAGAATCAGTATGATCTGATTCTCCTTGATATTATGCTTCCCTATAAAAGTGGTGATGAGATATTAAAAGAAGTCCGTAAATTTTCAGATGTACCTGTCATTGTCATTTCAGCCAAAGATACTATTGGACTAAAAATTGATTTGCTTAAAATGGGTGCGGATGATTATGTAACAAAGCCTTTTGACTTAGGTGAGGTTGTTGCAAGAGTTTCAGCAAATCTCAGGCGCTCCCGTATAAAGGCGCAGTCAGAAAAAATATTACATTACAAAGATGTGGCTGTTGACATTGATTCAAAAAGGATAATTGTAAATGGCAAGGAGCTTGATTTGACAGCCAAGGAATACGGGATAATGGAATTACTCATTAAGAACAGGGATAAGGTATTTACCAAAGCAAATCTTTATGAAACTATCTGGCAGGAAGCTTATCTTGGAGATGATAATGCAGTTAAAACTCATATGAGCAATCTAAGAAGTAAACTTAAAACCGCAAATGCTCAGCAAGAATATATAGAAACAGTGTGGGGACTTGGTTATCGCCTGTACAAAGAGTAA